A stretch of Geobacter sp. DNA encodes these proteins:
- a CDS encoding corrinoid-binding protein has translation MMNSQDWSDKLLVTMINADRSGAAEIIERTLATGIEARQVIAEILDPAIVQLGRLWEEETMSLAQNFVASKIAEDTLLRCIPNMTAHPHSKGALVIGNIEDDFHSLGRKAVGLFLSAAGWDVHDLGNDVPAEELLEKALEVDACVIGASAMMQTTALNIRKLRQLIDKRGLAYRIKLAVGGAVFNWRPDLVAEVGGDGTAHNAVGADELFMRLQAEVLR, from the coding sequence ATGATGAATTCACAAGACTGGAGCGACAAGCTTCTGGTCACCATGATCAATGCTGATCGCTCCGGTGCGGCGGAGATTATAGAACGGACTCTGGCTACAGGCATTGAGGCTCGTCAGGTGATTGCGGAAATCCTCGACCCGGCGATTGTTCAACTTGGGCGATTATGGGAAGAAGAGACCATGTCGCTGGCACAGAACTTTGTCGCGTCAAAAATTGCTGAAGACACTCTTCTCCGCTGTATCCCGAATATGACCGCTCATCCCCATTCAAAGGGGGCACTCGTGATCGGCAATATAGAGGATGATTTCCACAGCCTTGGTCGGAAGGCTGTCGGGTTGTTTCTGAGTGCCGCCGGCTGGGATGTTCATGATCTGGGGAATGACGTGCCCGCGGAGGAACTCCTGGAAAAGGCGCTGGAGGTCGATGCCTGCGTCATAGGCGCTTCAGCCATGATGCAGACTACGGCATTGAACATACGCAAATTGCGTCAGTTGATCGATAAGCGCGGACTGGCCTACCGGATCAAGCTGGCGGTGGGTGGTGCCGTGTTCAACTGGCGACCGGATCTGGTGGCAGAAGTGGGCGGCGACGGTACGGCGCACAATGCAGTCGGGGCCGATGAGCTGTTCATGCGGCTGCAGGCCGAGGTGTTGAGATGA